A section of the Haloferax sp. Atlit-12N genome encodes:
- a CDS encoding fumarylacetoacetate hydrolase family protein → MQYHQLEVSGERRLTATRDSTTYDLTSADEDLRTFGDLARVAGIARIPIDRLAAELTEAAEVVDEAFVDEHATVPVDAEEVWAAGVTYQISEQAREEESSMPDMYYDVYDADRPEIFFKATPSRTVEPGDAIGVRDDSEWDVPEPELGIVLRRGEIVGYTVGNDVSSRSIEGENPLYLPQAKVYDRCCSLGPCVVTPEDIDDPHELEMSMTIERDGEVVYDDATNTSEMVRSCEELVSYFTRHNTVPELAVILTGTSLVPEQPFDLQEGDRVDITVEGIGTLSNGVTTV, encoded by the coding sequence ATGCAGTACCACCAGCTAGAGGTGTCGGGAGAGCGCCGCCTCACGGCAACTCGCGACTCCACGACGTACGACCTCACGAGCGCCGACGAGGATCTCCGGACCTTTGGGGACTTGGCTCGCGTGGCCGGTATCGCCCGAATACCAATCGATAGACTCGCCGCCGAACTCACAGAAGCCGCCGAGGTAGTCGACGAGGCGTTCGTCGACGAGCACGCGACCGTCCCGGTCGACGCCGAGGAAGTCTGGGCGGCGGGCGTCACCTACCAAATCAGCGAGCAGGCGCGCGAGGAAGAGAGTTCCATGCCGGACATGTACTACGATGTCTACGACGCCGACCGACCGGAAATCTTCTTCAAGGCCACGCCCTCTCGAACGGTCGAACCCGGCGATGCTATTGGCGTCAGAGACGATTCCGAGTGGGACGTTCCCGAACCGGAACTCGGTATCGTCCTGCGGCGCGGCGAAATCGTCGGGTATACTGTTGGCAACGACGTGAGCAGTCGGTCGATAGAGGGCGAAAACCCGCTGTATCTGCCACAGGCGAAAGTGTACGACCGTTGTTGCTCGCTCGGCCCGTGCGTGGTCACGCCGGAAGACATCGACGACCCCCACGAGTTAGAGATGAGCATGACCATCGAACGCGACGGCGAGGTCGTCTACGACGACGCCACAAACACCAGCGAGATGGTCCGTAGCTGTGAGGAGCTCGTCTCGTACTTCACGCGCCACAACACGGTTCCCGAACTTGCGGTCATCCTCACGGGCACTTCGCTCGTCCCCGAACAGCCGTTCGACCTCCAAGAAGGCGACCGCGTCGACATCACCGTCGAGGGCATCGGCACCCTCTCGAACGGCGTCACCACCGTATGA
- a CDS encoding SDR family NAD(P)-dependent oxidoreductase: MVAYEHTPVSVSDKRVVVVGGTSGIGQAIALGFASEGADVLATSRRQSAVDETADAIEELGANAVRETCDVTDPASLERVRERAVEEFGGIDVVVASQGAISRKTVRDIDDDAWDHVTDIALGGVRRVTQELAPAVADGGSIINISSLAARLSMANLPAYSAAKGGVEAFTRASAKELAPEIRVNAIAPGFVITPQNADTYAEGTEKRERIDERTPLGRVAEREEIVGAAVFLASDASSFVTGEVITVDGGFADSAF; encoded by the coding sequence ATGGTCGCATACGAGCACACGCCAGTCTCCGTCAGCGACAAGCGCGTAGTCGTCGTCGGCGGGACAAGTGGCATCGGACAGGCAATCGCTCTCGGATTCGCGAGCGAGGGTGCGGACGTACTCGCAACCAGCCGACGCCAGTCGGCGGTCGACGAGACGGCCGACGCCATCGAGGAGTTGGGCGCGAACGCGGTTCGGGAGACGTGCGACGTGACCGACCCGGCCTCGCTCGAACGCGTCCGCGAGCGCGCAGTCGAGGAGTTCGGCGGTATCGACGTGGTCGTCGCCTCGCAGGGTGCGATTTCCCGCAAGACGGTCCGTGATATCGACGATGACGCGTGGGACCACGTCACCGACATCGCGCTCGGGGGCGTCCGCCGGGTGACGCAGGAACTTGCCCCGGCTGTCGCCGACGGCGGGTCGATTATCAACATCTCCTCGCTGGCCGCGCGCCTCTCGATGGCGAACCTCCCCGCCTACTCGGCGGCGAAGGGCGGTGTCGAGGCGTTCACCCGCGCGTCCGCGAAGGAACTCGCACCCGAGATACGGGTCAACGCCATCGCGCCGGGCTTCGTCATCACCCCGCAGAACGCCGACACCTACGCCGAGGGGACCGAAAAGCGCGAGCGAATCGACGAGCGAACGCCGCTCGGTCGGGTCGCGGAGCGAGAGGAAATCGTCGGCGCGGCGGTCTTCCTCGCGAGCGACGCGTCTTCCTTCGTGACGGGTGAGGTCATCACCGTCGACGGCGGGTTCGCGGACAGCGCCTTCTGA
- a CDS encoding ABC transporter permease: MSEFQRFLAKRLAISVVLTLVAVSVIFVVLRLLPGSPFESLVTAGNLSQQQITEIRAMYGLDQPMWRQYLSYLQSILLFQFGYSILRSQPVWGVLAPRLVNTLILLVPALVTTAVLSSLLGMYVGWNRGSKLEKLSIIATTFLRSTPVFITGILFVIIFAYNLELVPAFGMRSISASPEGYVETFASLDFLHHYILPFTVSVLYYSGDFLLLARNGVVEKRGSEFLKLHRAKGLSEMQQLARAGRNSMLPILTYFALRLGMIFQGLILLEVVFGWPGIGRELVLAIQQQDYPLVQAAVFIMALAVIVANLVADVLYAYFDPTVSTSGGGAA; the protein is encoded by the coding sequence ATGAGCGAGTTCCAGCGCTTCCTCGCGAAGCGGCTCGCTATCTCCGTCGTGCTCACCCTCGTGGCCGTCTCGGTCATCTTCGTCGTCCTGCGGCTGCTTCCCGGGAGCCCGTTCGAGTCGCTCGTCACCGCGGGCAACCTGAGCCAGCAGCAAATCACCGAAATTCGGGCGATGTACGGCCTCGACCAGCCGATGTGGCGGCAGTACCTCAGCTACCTCCAGAGCATCCTGCTGTTCCAGTTCGGCTACTCCATCCTGCGGAGTCAGCCCGTCTGGGGTGTGTTGGCCCCGCGGCTCGTCAACACGCTCATCCTGCTCGTCCCCGCGTTAGTGACGACGGCGGTCCTGAGTTCCCTGCTCGGGATGTACGTCGGTTGGAACCGCGGGAGCAAACTGGAGAAGCTCAGCATCATCGCCACGACGTTCCTCCGGTCGACGCCGGTGTTCATCACGGGCATCCTGTTCGTCATAATCTTCGCGTACAACCTCGAACTGGTGCCCGCCTTCGGGATGCGCTCTATCAGCGCCTCGCCGGAGGGCTACGTCGAGACGTTCGCCTCGCTCGACTTCCTGCACCACTACATCCTGCCGTTTACCGTGTCGGTGCTGTACTACAGCGGCGACTTCCTGCTGTTGGCGCGCAACGGCGTCGTCGAAAAGCGGGGCTCTGAGTTCCTCAAGCTCCACCGCGCGAAGGGGCTCTCGGAGATGCAGCAGCTCGCGCGGGCGGGTCGGAACTCCATGCTGCCGATTCTGACCTACTTCGCGCTGCGTCTCGGGATGATATTCCAGGGACTCATCCTGCTCGAAGTCGTCTTCGGCTGGCCCGGTATCGGCCGCGAACTCGTGCTCGCCATCCAACAACAGGACTACCCGCTGGTGCAGGCGGCCGTGTTCATCATGGCGCTCGCGGTCATCGTGGCGAACCTCGTCGCCGACGTGCTGTACGCCTACTTCGACCCGACCGTCTCGACCAGCGGAGGTGGTGCCGCGTGA
- a CDS encoding ABC transporter ATP-binding protein, which yields MSLLDITDLTVTYSTDSGTVHAVNDVSFSIDEGVNYGLAGESGSGKSTLAEAVLGLLPGNGSVESGSIEFQGRDLTGLSERERRDVLWEDIAYIPQSAMDSLDPVMSTGAQIRQAIQTHRNVTDDKARARVRELFEIVGLDPDRIDDYPHEFSGGMRQRVTIAMALALEPDLIIADEPTTGLDVIVQDKIIDKILEIQDRMDSSLLLITHEIGVIAETCDELSILYGGKAMEQGSVDNVLVNPTNPYTMGLKNSFPEIEEGDQDPVSIPGSPPNLSEEPSACVFKDRCPFATEECEASHPDLVDLPNRNHRSACHHVTKAAQMRRDATDPETWGIPDSHDESDRGEVLLETDGLEKYYEQSQPLLEQLRGNDPNYVRAVDGVSLRVRRSEILGIAGESGCGKSTLGETIALLKQPTGGEFVFDGEPYEHYADGNMREFRRKVQIIFQDPFDSLNPRQTVRQLVGEPLTIHDYRTEERERAIIETLEKVGLTPARKFLDQYPHQLSGGQRQRVAVAKALVLDPDFLICDEPASMLDVSLKVNLLNLLRELADTEDIGIVYISHDLASLVQVSDRLAIMYLGRVIEEGDVESIAAEPKHPYTTSLLAAAPEKDPTVDRDRVLLDGEPPDPVDLPSGCVFAPRCPKAEDECRESEPGLDTVRSDEHRAACYFPDGETPAADDLADDRSDSQYGDPEFSSPASGDSASD from the coding sequence ATGAGCCTCCTCGACATCACAGACCTCACGGTCACCTACTCGACCGACAGCGGAACCGTCCACGCCGTCAACGACGTGTCGTTCAGCATCGACGAGGGCGTCAACTACGGCCTCGCCGGCGAATCCGGCTCGGGGAAATCGACGCTCGCCGAGGCGGTTCTCGGTCTCCTCCCGGGCAACGGCTCCGTCGAATCTGGGAGCATCGAATTCCAGGGCCGCGACCTGACCGGCCTCAGCGAACGCGAGCGCCGCGACGTGCTCTGGGAGGACATCGCCTACATCCCACAGAGCGCGATGGACTCGCTCGACCCGGTGATGTCCACCGGCGCGCAGATTCGGCAGGCGATTCAGACCCATCGGAACGTCACCGACGACAAGGCCCGCGCGCGGGTCCGAGAGCTGTTCGAAATCGTCGGGCTCGACCCCGACCGCATCGACGACTACCCCCACGAGTTCTCCGGGGGGATGCGCCAGCGCGTGACCATCGCGATGGCGCTCGCGCTCGAACCGGACCTCATCATCGCCGACGAGCCGACCACGGGGCTCGACGTCATCGTCCAGGACAAGATTATCGACAAGATTCTGGAGATACAGGACCGGATGGACAGCTCGCTGCTGCTCATCACCCACGAGATCGGCGTCATCGCCGAGACGTGCGACGAGCTTTCGATACTCTACGGCGGGAAAGCCATGGAGCAGGGAAGCGTCGACAACGTCCTCGTGAACCCCACGAACCCCTACACGATGGGGCTGAAGAACTCCTTCCCCGAGATTGAGGAGGGCGACCAGGACCCCGTCTCGATTCCGGGGTCGCCGCCGAACCTGAGCGAGGAACCCAGCGCCTGTGTCTTCAAGGACCGGTGCCCGTTCGCGACCGAGGAATGCGAGGCGTCCCATCCGGACCTCGTCGACCTGCCGAACCGGAATCACCGCTCGGCATGCCACCACGTCACCAAAGCCGCCCAGATGCGGCGTGACGCCACGGACCCGGAGACGTGGGGCATCCCCGACAGCCACGACGAATCGGACCGCGGCGAGGTGCTTCTCGAAACCGACGGCCTCGAGAAGTACTACGAACAGAGTCAGCCGCTCTTGGAGCAACTCAGGGGGAACGACCCGAACTACGTCCGCGCCGTCGACGGCGTTTCCCTGCGCGTCCGGCGGTCCGAAATCCTCGGCATCGCCGGGGAGTCCGGCTGTGGGAAGTCGACGCTCGGCGAGACCATCGCGCTCCTGAAACAGCCGACCGGCGGCGAGTTCGTCTTCGACGGCGAGCCCTACGAGCACTACGCGGACGGGAACATGCGCGAGTTCCGCCGGAAGGTCCAGATAATCTTCCAGGACCCCTTCGACTCGCTCAACCCGAGACAGACGGTTCGGCAGTTGGTCGGCGAACCGCTCACTATCCACGACTACCGGACCGAGGAGCGCGAACGGGCCATCATCGAGACGCTGGAGAAAGTCGGGCTCACGCCTGCGCGGAAGTTCCTCGACCAGTACCCACACCAGCTCTCGGGGGGCCAACGCCAGCGCGTCGCGGTGGCCAAGGCGCTCGTCCTCGACCCCGACTTCCTCATCTGCGACGAGCCGGCGTCGATGCTCGACGTGTCGCTGAAGGTGAACCTGCTGAATCTCCTTCGGGAACTCGCGGACACAGAGGACATCGGTATCGTCTACATCTCTCACGACCTCGCCAGTCTGGTACAGGTGTCGGACCGACTCGCGATTATGTACCTCGGTCGGGTCATCGAGGAGGGCGACGTCGAGTCCATCGCGGCCGAGCCGAAACACCCGTACACCACCTCGCTCCTCGCGGCCGCCCCCGAGAAGGACCCGACGGTCGACCGCGACCGCGTTCTGCTCGACGGCGAGCCACCGGACCCGGTCGACCTCCCGTCGGGATGCGTCTTCGCCCCGCGGTGCCCGAAGGCCGAAGACGAGTGCCGGGAGAGCGAACCCGGACTCGATACCGTCCGAAGCGACGAGCACCGCGCCGCGTGCTACTTCCCGGACGGGGAGACCCCCGCCGCAGACGACCTCGCCGACGACCGCTCGGACTCTCAATACGGGGACCCTGAGTTCTCGTCGCCGGCCAGCGGTGACTCGGCTAGCGACTGA
- a CDS encoding ABC transporter substrate-binding protein, producing MAATATALGVTGLAGCTGGGGNGSGGSDGGSSLTPDVPSGTPETVETKYWREWETIDADEPPLDYSATAGAVLDPVPLEFSSEDDPWMREHALMVQRGLDALGVGTQLNDRPLNQLYAQSWDTKGLEAIVSMSTHGPDPQRGLDPNPLLMRRTETSLSNYDNYYHPDLQEVLTEQSRATDRTEREELVAEAQRIFSEDVGALITLFPDIITAVNTERWSGYVQTPGNGPTKDSFVWSEVNLQPQTDDRTYIKGVTTSMNSLNLPWAAGGAEAKRLTFIYDGLFDATPDLEVVPALATGGGFVDDTTVELTLREGVEWHDGEPFTAEDVKFTVELYKEHSSTSQTPFYEPVESVEVLGDHEVRFNLKGPDAAFMTQRVVRSVIIPKHKWEDVENPSQHNPESPVGTGPFTYENWEQGTRFEVSKNEDHWMFDDDWRADVLGDQATTGEGVERVIWINVGNIDSMIGSLQGGEIDAIGTTLSNSQADRAASTAGVEKMTSGNFAPLDTKLMFSCPLVRDKEFRVALAKSVDTEGFATDVLQDRATVPSGENPISDLTPWHTSDTTHYEFDIDGAKSNLEQAGYTWDDDGNLRFPNGDAWAAFVERIQPGNMHQRRDELGQADFS from the coding sequence GTGGCGGCGACGGCGACCGCTCTCGGCGTGACCGGACTCGCGGGGTGTACCGGTGGCGGCGGCAACGGGAGCGGCGGGAGCGACGGCGGGTCGAGTCTCACCCCCGACGTTCCGTCCGGGACCCCGGAGACGGTCGAGACGAAGTACTGGCGCGAGTGGGAGACCATCGACGCCGACGAACCGCCGCTCGACTACAGCGCGACCGCCGGCGCGGTGTTGGACCCCGTCCCGCTCGAATTCTCGAGCGAGGACGACCCGTGGATGCGGGAACACGCGCTCATGGTCCAGCGCGGGCTTGACGCCCTCGGCGTCGGGACGCAACTCAACGACCGACCGCTGAACCAACTGTACGCCCAGAGCTGGGACACGAAGGGACTCGAAGCAATCGTCTCGATGAGTACCCACGGTCCGGACCCGCAACGCGGGCTGGACCCGAACCCGCTTTTGATGCGGCGGACCGAGACGAGCCTCTCGAACTACGACAACTACTACCACCCCGACCTGCAGGAGGTGCTGACGGAACAGAGTCGGGCGACCGACCGCACCGAGCGCGAGGAGCTCGTCGCCGAGGCGCAGCGCATCTTCAGCGAGGACGTGGGCGCGCTCATCACGCTGTTCCCCGATATCATCACCGCGGTCAACACGGAGCGCTGGAGCGGCTACGTCCAGACGCCGGGCAACGGCCCGACGAAGGACTCGTTCGTCTGGTCGGAGGTGAACCTCCAACCCCAGACCGACGACCGGACCTACATCAAGGGCGTGACCACCTCGATGAACTCGCTGAACCTCCCGTGGGCCGCCGGCGGCGCGGAGGCGAAGCGACTGACGTTCATCTACGACGGCCTCTTCGACGCCACGCCGGACCTCGAAGTCGTCCCCGCGCTGGCGACCGGCGGCGGGTTCGTCGACGACACCACCGTCGAACTCACCCTTCGCGAGGGCGTCGAGTGGCACGACGGCGAACCGTTCACCGCGGAGGACGTGAAGTTCACCGTCGAGCTGTACAAGGAACACTCCTCGACCAGTCAGACGCCGTTCTACGAGCCGGTCGAGTCGGTCGAGGTGCTCGGCGACCACGAGGTTCGGTTCAATCTGAAGGGTCCCGACGCGGCGTTCATGACTCAGCGCGTCGTTCGCAGCGTCATCATCCCCAAGCACAAGTGGGAGGACGTGGAGAACCCGTCCCAGCACAACCCCGAGTCGCCCGTCGGCACGGGGCCGTTCACGTACGAGAACTGGGAGCAGGGAACCCGCTTCGAGGTGTCGAAAAACGAGGACCACTGGATGTTCGACGACGACTGGCGGGCCGACGTGCTCGGCGACCAGGCCACGACCGGCGAGGGTGTCGAGCGCGTCATCTGGATAAACGTCGGCAACATCGACTCGATGATTGGCTCGCTACAGGGCGGCGAAATCGACGCCATCGGCACGACGCTCTCGAACTCGCAGGCCGACCGCGCCGCGAGCACCGCCGGCGTCGAGAAGATGACCTCGGGCAACTTCGCGCCGCTCGACACGAAGCTGATGTTCTCCTGTCCGCTCGTTCGCGACAAGGAGTTCCGCGTCGCCCTCGCCAAGTCGGTCGACACCGAGGGCTTCGCCACCGACGTGCTACAGGACCGCGCGACCGTCCCGAGCGGGGAGAACCCGATCTCGGACCTCACGCCGTGGCACACGTCGGACACGACGCACTACGAGTTCGATATTGACGGGGCGAAATCGAACCTCGAACAGGCCGGCTACACGTGGGACGACGACGGAAATCTCCGATTCCCCAACGGGGACGCGTGGGCCGCCTTCGTCGAGCGCATCCAGCCCGGAAACATGCACCAACGCCGCGACGAACTCGGACAGGCGGACTTCTCGTGA
- a CDS encoding ABC transporter permease has protein sequence MSTETKPEAELKKRVEGVAETLHNQFTFLRRDRLAFAGVVIVAVFVFLGLLGPALAPHDPIEHTVRDDAGSMLRLSEPTGAAPFGTTAYGKDVLSQFLAGAQPTFIVGLFGGIGTGALGFLVGLVSGYYGGWVDEVLMRLTDLTFSLPFTPMALLLLTFVTPSVWLMTVIIVAFLWKMPARVVRSEVLSVRERTFVKSARASGASDLRTMLYHVAPNVLPIGFLYTAYGIAWAIAAQASLAFLGFGDPTVTSWGRMLRQVFESGNMRVAWWWVLPPALGIAAITTSVFLIGRAYEEVINPEIQTEQ, from the coding sequence GTGAGCACCGAGACGAAGCCCGAAGCCGAACTGAAAAAGCGCGTCGAGGGGGTCGCAGAGACGCTCCACAACCAGTTCACGTTCCTGCGGCGCGACCGCCTCGCGTTCGCCGGCGTCGTCATCGTCGCCGTGTTCGTCTTCCTCGGCCTCCTCGGACCCGCGCTCGCCCCGCACGACCCCATCGAGCACACCGTCCGCGACGACGCCGGTTCGATGCTGCGGCTGTCCGAACCGACCGGCGCGGCCCCGTTCGGGACGACCGCCTACGGGAAAGACGTCCTGAGCCAGTTCCTCGCCGGCGCGCAACCGACGTTCATCGTCGGCCTGTTCGGCGGCATCGGAACCGGCGCGCTCGGCTTTCTCGTGGGGCTCGTCAGCGGGTACTACGGCGGCTGGGTCGACGAGGTCCTCATGCGTCTCACGGACCTCACGTTCTCCCTGCCGTTCACGCCGATGGCGCTGTTGCTCCTGACGTTCGTGACGCCGAGTGTCTGGCTCATGACGGTCATCATCGTCGCGTTCCTCTGGAAGATGCCCGCGCGCGTCGTCCGCTCCGAGGTCCTCTCCGTCAGAGAGCGCACCTTCGTGAAGTCGGCGCGCGCCAGCGGCGCGAGCGACCTGCGGACGATGCTCTACCACGTCGCGCCGAACGTGCTCCCCATCGGCTTCCTCTACACGGCCTACGGTATCGCGTGGGCCATCGCCGCGCAGGCCAGCCTGGCGTTCCTCGGATTCGGCGACCCGACCGTCACGAGTTGGGGCCGGATGCTCCGACAGGTGTTCGAATCGGGCAACATGCGCGTCGCTTGGTGGTGGGTGCTTCCGCCCGCACTCGGCATCGCGGCCATCACCACCTCGGTGTTCCTCATCGGACGCGCCTACGAAGAAGTCATCAACCCGGAAATTCAGACCGAACAATGA
- a CDS encoding SLC13 family permease, translating to MTLAVAAALLLAVVGLHPVSVLPVRSQYALSVFVVALLLWLTKPVPYAISSLACVSLLYALGVVDSFEAAVSGFTSSLVYFLLVLLLLGNAVRSVGLDTQLANRLLSPDSTPRGAFRSIARNVLVLALFMPSAMARAVAFIPIVEEVTEEFDLPSGSGFERASFLLLGHINPIASMALMTGGGMALVTSGILATSVRPLSWVEWAVLMIPPTVVLYVLAAAAAGLFNAVNADSTVDPGKPGIADASSDGELTREQGFVAVVMAGTVLAWVVGSFVGLPEILPAVVAVTVLALPGVDVIDADDVKGLSWGILFLIGATLSILDALEATQTIALVVDLLARFVPFEAFSHWQLVGLLLGFAVAVRVLFSTGSAAIVVILPIVLRFAETFGVTRLYLGLAVLLVVGSTTILPFNTTAVLVSLDRGPLTNRDVTLFGFVTMGLSLVVVTLSWLFYWPLVA from the coding sequence GTGACCCTCGCGGTCGCCGCCGCCTTGCTCCTCGCGGTCGTCGGACTCCACCCCGTCTCCGTCCTTCCGGTCCGGTCGCAGTACGCGCTTTCGGTTTTCGTCGTCGCGCTCCTACTTTGGTTGACGAAGCCGGTTCCGTACGCGATTTCGAGTCTGGCCTGCGTCTCCCTGTTGTACGCCCTCGGCGTCGTGGACTCCTTCGAGGCTGCGGTGAGTGGCTTCACCTCCTCGCTCGTGTACTTCCTCCTCGTGTTGTTACTCCTCGGCAACGCGGTCCGGTCGGTGGGGTTGGACACCCAGTTAGCGAACCGACTGCTGTCCCCGGACAGCACCCCTCGTGGGGCGTTTCGTTCTATCGCCCGGAACGTGCTCGTACTGGCGCTGTTCATGCCGTCCGCGATGGCCCGTGCGGTCGCGTTCATCCCCATCGTCGAGGAGGTGACAGAGGAGTTCGACCTCCCGTCGGGAAGCGGGTTCGAGCGCGCGTCGTTCCTCCTCTTGGGTCACATCAACCCCATCGCGTCGATGGCGCTCATGACCGGCGGCGGGATGGCGCTCGTCACCTCGGGCATCCTCGCGACGAGCGTCCGACCGCTCTCGTGGGTCGAGTGGGCCGTCTTGATGATTCCGCCGACAGTGGTTCTCTACGTACTCGCCGCCGCGGCCGCCGGTCTCTTCAACGCCGTCAATGCCGACTCGACTGTCGACCCCGGCAAGCCGGGGATTGCGGACGCGTCCTCCGACGGCGAGTTGACTCGTGAGCAGGGATTCGTCGCGGTGGTGATGGCCGGGACTGTCCTCGCGTGGGTCGTTGGGTCGTTCGTCGGCCTCCCCGAGATTCTCCCGGCGGTCGTCGCGGTCACCGTCCTCGCGCTCCCGGGAGTCGACGTTATCGACGCCGACGACGTCAAGGGTCTCAGCTGGGGCATCCTCTTTCTCATCGGCGCGACGCTGTCGATTCTGGACGCCTTGGAAGCGACCCAAACCATCGCGCTCGTCGTCGACCTCCTCGCGCGGTTCGTCCCGTTCGAGGCGTTCAGCCACTGGCAACTCGTCGGACTGCTCCTCGGGTTCGCAGTCGCCGTCCGCGTGCTCTTTTCGACCGGGTCGGCCGCCATCGTGGTGATTCTTCCCATCGTGCTGCGGTTCGCGGAGACGTTCGGCGTGACGCGGCTCTATCTCGGACTCGCGGTCCTCCTCGTTGTGGGGTCGACCACGATTCTCCCGTTCAATACGACCGCCGTGCTCGTCTCGCTCGACCGCGGCCCGTTGACGAATCGGGACGTGACGCTGTTCGGGTTCGTGACGATGGGCCTGTCGCTCGTCGTCGTGACCCTCTCGTGGCTCTTCTACTGGCCGCTCGTCGCCTGA
- a CDS encoding zinc-binding dehydrogenase, with the protein MRGLAKVERSSGAMEFVERQKPEPGTGEVLVEVDYAGLCGSDAGIYEFESAFERMELPTVIGHEYAGRVVEVGDGVTEFGVGDRVVERPIRGCGECYQCRIGEENVCQDAVITGVDHDGAYERFIAVPERALHPIPDDVEQRHAAVAEPTSIAARAVIENSRVGAGDRVLVEGPGPIGLLTAQVAAAQGGTVVVSGVGQDADYRLPLAEELGFETVNVADDDTEARRERHTGGVGYDVVFDTTGHPSGLTTAVDEVRKGGQIVLVGQTGETSMPYSPLVRAEIDLQCSYASMYEDFERSFRLIRDGDVDCETFVDTRFSLLEADEAFETFIEGGTCKPVFDVSELA; encoded by the coding sequence ATGCGAGGACTTGCCAAAGTGGAGCGTAGCTCCGGCGCTATGGAGTTCGTCGAGCGACAGAAACCGGAGCCGGGCACGGGAGAAGTGCTCGTAGAGGTCGACTACGCCGGCCTCTGCGGGAGTGACGCGGGCATCTACGAGTTCGAATCCGCCTTCGAGCGGATGGAGCTCCCGACCGTCATCGGCCACGAGTACGCCGGGCGCGTGGTCGAAGTCGGCGACGGCGTGACTGAGTTCGGCGTCGGCGACCGCGTGGTCGAGCGTCCGATTCGGGGCTGCGGCGAGTGTTATCAGTGTCGCATCGGCGAGGAGAACGTCTGCCAGGACGCGGTCATCACCGGCGTCGACCACGACGGCGCTTACGAGCGGTTCATCGCCGTCCCGGAGCGCGCCCTGCACCCGATTCCGGACGACGTGGAACAACGACACGCCGCGGTCGCGGAGCCGACGAGCATCGCCGCGCGCGCCGTCATCGAGAACTCTCGGGTCGGCGCGGGCGACCGCGTGCTGGTCGAAGGACCCGGACCCATCGGTCTGCTCACGGCCCAAGTCGCGGCCGCACAGGGCGGCACCGTCGTCGTCTCCGGCGTGGGACAGGACGCCGACTATCGGCTCCCACTCGCGGAGGAACTCGGCTTCGAGACCGTCAACGTCGCCGACGACGACACCGAGGCGCGCCGCGAGCGACACACCGGCGGCGTCGGCTACGACGTGGTGTTCGACACGACCGGCCACCCCTCGGGGCTCACGACGGCCGTCGACGAGGTCCGTAAGGGCGGTCAAATCGTCCTCGTCGGGCAGACCGGCGAGACCTCGATGCCCTACTCCCCACTCGTCCGGGCCGAAATCGACCTGCAATGTTCGTACGCCTCGATGTACGAGGACTTCGAGCGCTCCTTCCGCCTGATTCGCGACGGCGACGTGGACTGCGAGACGTTCGTCGACACCCGGTTTTCGCTGCTCGAAGCCGACGAGGCTTTCGAGACGTTCATCGAAGGCGGGACGTGCAAGCCAGTGTTCGACGTCTCTGAGTTGGCGTAA
- a CDS encoding helix-turn-helix domain-containing protein has translation MSKIDRRLRDARSIELDNAFYVEDGTWIESLTIASNGPFDVESLLADISGVTVFYDEEIPTASTDVQIRRVTILANESYPFILGLVLRQETIPNRIVLQDGVFEVVATAQDWDHFRALADEIQETLGEFELRSVTQDEAPGEPLDSGRLKEVLISKLTDDQLAVLETAFNHGYFHIPRETSETELAEELGIAQSTLSERLRTAERNLLELIYGPRQE, from the coding sequence ATGTCGAAGATAGACCGCCGTCTGCGAGACGCCCGGAGCATCGAGTTGGACAACGCGTTTTACGTCGAGGACGGGACGTGGATCGAGTCGCTCACCATCGCCTCCAACGGTCCCTTCGACGTGGAGTCCCTCCTCGCCGACATCTCGGGCGTGACCGTCTTCTACGACGAGGAGATTCCGACCGCCTCGACCGACGTGCAGATACGCCGAGTGACGATTCTCGCCAACGAGTCGTACCCGTTCATCCTCGGACTGGTGCTCAGACAGGAGACGATTCCGAACCGAATCGTCCTCCAAGACGGCGTCTTCGAGGTCGTCGCCACCGCCCAGGACTGGGACCACTTCAGGGCACTCGCCGACGAGATTCAGGAGACGCTCGGGGAGTTCGAACTCCGCTCCGTGACACAGGACGAAGCTCCCGGTGAACCGCTCGACAGCGGCCGATTAAAGGAGGTGTTAATCTCCAAGTTGACCGACGACCAGCTCGCGGTTCTGGAGACGGCATTCAACCACGGCTACTTCCACATTCCGCGGGAGACCTCTGAGACCGAACTCGCGGAGGAACTGGGTATCGCTCAGTCCACGCTGAGCGAACGACTCCGGACCGCGGAGCGAAATCTGCTCGAACTCATCTACGGCCCGCGACAGGAGTAG